Proteins encoded together in one Gemmatimonadota bacterium window:
- a CDS encoding SDR family NAD(P)-dependent oxidoreductase — MTTKNILVTGGMGFVGSYLVDKLVQRGHRVRIFDNLDPQVHPNRELPDYANPHAEFIQADIRDYDALKKALQGIEIIFHKAAAVGVGQSQYEIKKYVDVNTGGTANLLDILVNNKHNIEKLIVAASQTSYGEGRYTCAEHGPQHPGLRPENQLKRANWEHKCPVCKKDMPPAPVPEDTERLCHTIYAQTKTHQEDMVLNIGRAYKIPSVALRYFNIFGPRQSLSNPYTGVTAIFMSRLKNNKRPVIYEDGKQSRDFISVHDIVRANILAMEKSEGDYQAFNVGSGIGTSIEHIALTLSNILGTEHLAPHIPGTYRQGDTRHSIADISRIKKTLGFKPSVSFQHGMEELVEWGRDREAIDGFAKAQDALQQRGLI, encoded by the coding sequence ATGACCACCAAAAACATCCTCGTCACCGGCGGCATGGGATTTGTAGGCTCTTACCTCGTCGATAAACTCGTACAGCGCGGACACCGCGTCCGCATCTTTGACAACCTGGACCCTCAGGTACACCCCAACCGCGAATTGCCGGATTACGCCAACCCCCATGCCGAATTTATCCAGGCCGACATCCGCGATTACGACGCCTTGAAAAAAGCCCTTCAAGGCATTGAAATCATCTTCCACAAAGCCGCCGCCGTTGGCGTGGGACAATCGCAATACGAAATTAAAAAATACGTTGACGTCAACACCGGAGGCACGGCGAACCTGCTCGACATCCTCGTCAACAACAAACACAACATTGAAAAACTCATCGTCGCAGCCTCGCAAACCAGCTATGGCGAGGGCCGCTACACATGTGCAGAACACGGTCCACAACACCCTGGTCTCCGCCCAGAAAACCAGCTAAAAAGAGCCAACTGGGAACACAAGTGTCCCGTATGCAAAAAGGACATGCCTCCAGCACCCGTACCCGAAGACACCGAACGCTTATGCCACACCATCTACGCACAAACCAAAACGCATCAAGAAGACATGGTCCTCAACATAGGTCGCGCCTACAAAATACCCTCAGTAGCCCTGCGCTACTTCAACATCTTTGGACCCCGGCAATCGCTCTCCAACCCCTATACGGGTGTCACTGCCATCTTCATGAGCCGCCTCAAAAACAACAAAAGACCCGTCATCTACGAAGACGGCAAACAATCGCGCGACTTCATCTCCGTCCACGACATCGTACGGGCCAACATCCTCGCCATGGAAAAATCTGAAGGAGATTATCAGGCCTTCAACGTCGGCAGCGGAATCGGCACATCCATTGAACACATCGCCCTGACCCTGTCCAACATCCTGGGCACTGAACACCTCGCGCCCCACATCCCCGGCACCTATCGCCAGGGCGACACCCGCCACAGCATTGCCGACATCTCGCGCATAAAAAAAACACTGGGCTTTAAGCCCAGTGTCAGTTTTCAACACGGCATGGAAGAACTCGTCGAATGGGGACGAGACCGCGAAGCCATAGACGGCTTTGCAAAAGCGCAAGACGCATTACAACAACGAGGCCTAATTTAA